aatcaaaaaattagaaaactgGACCACTGACTGATAATACCTCTCATCATCAATCTAGGTCCTCCTGCCTGGTTTCTGAGTTCATATCTCGATTACCGGAACTTCTACTCCCACCACCCTCTGTGTTCCTTCCTTCACCACTGTTGCTAGTTTCTGCCTGCGAACCAGAATTTCTAAACGGCCAAGGCAAGGGTAGAGATATCCTAAACCTTCGACCTGGTGTGCCTGGCGTGCCTGGCTGTGAAGATACTCCCGTAGATCCAGGTCCACCTGTTGCCGGCGTCTGCCCGCTCCTTGTCCTTTGTTCGTAATCAGGATCATCGGTCGGGAGCTCATATCGGCATACGGGACAAGAATTATGCAACTCCAACCAAGGAAGGATGCAATCAGCGTGATATATGTGCTTGCAAGGCATCTGCTTCGCCGCAGAACCAATCTCGAAATCATCCTTGCAGACAGCACATTGCGCCAAATCCGTTTTAAGGAGCTGTTGTGTAATTGTTATGTCCGGCAACGCCTCAACCGCCGACTTCGCCGCCGGAGGAGTGCCATATCGATTAGGGTCATTCTCCGCCAGCTGCTGGATAAGCTGCTCGAGACCTGGGCCTATGAAGTAATCGCCGAGGTTAGCAGGCAATCGGATGCCCCCGCCCTCACCGGGGTGGTTCTCAAGGACGAACTGGATGTTTGCACCACCAGCGATCAGGTTCTGGAGATAATtctggaggaagaggaaggggtTGAAGACGTCCGGGTCCGGGCCGGAGGGGGTGGATCTGGGGGACATCTCGCCAGACAGATCAATACTCCCGGAGGAGGAGAATACGAGCGGGAAGCCGGCAAGACTCGCAGCGAATGGCGACGCTCCTCCACC
This window of the Nymphaea colorata isolate Beijing-Zhang1983 chromosome 2, ASM883128v2, whole genome shotgun sequence genome carries:
- the LOC116247814 gene encoding E3 ubiquitin-protein ligase RING1-like is translated as MSSIAGATFPGAAQSFWCHQCSGTVTITPSLSGELLCPNCYGGFVEEIDSVPNPNPSPVPHPFAQSPFFFNLQEHFSSPVATAGIGGGGASPFAASLAGFPLVFSSSGSIDLSGEMSPRSTPSGPDPDVFNPFLFLQNYLQNLIAGGANIQFVLENHPGEGGGIRLPANLGDYFIGPGLEQLIQQLAENDPNRYGTPPAAKSAVEALPDITITQQLLKTDLAQCAVCKDDFEIGSAAKQMPCKHIYHADCILPWLELHNSCPVCRYELPTDDPDYEQRTRSGQTPATGGPGSTGVSSQPGTPGTPGRRFRISLPLPWPFRNSGSQAETSNSGEGRNTEGGGSRSSGNRDMNSETRQEDLD